Sequence from the Desulfuromonas acetoxidans DSM 684 genome:
GGTAAATAAAATTTACAAAGTCCTTTTTTCAGGAAGTTTTCGACTCCAAACATCTTAAAAAAAATACGTTTGGCAATATTTTTATTTAAAGAAAGATATGCTCCATCAGGGACAAAAAGAACTTCCTGCGGTGCAACAGAATTCAATAAGATATTATCGGAAACCAAATTTTTCCGGTATGGCATAACAAGAGTTGAACAGTGAAGCAGGGATGCGAAGCCTTTACCGTGAAGCCACAAGCGAATTTCCCCGACAAGGTCTTTCCGGAAAAATGACTTTATCAACTGCCCTAAGCTACCAATGCAAACCTCTGAAATTTCATCTTTGAGATTTTCTATTGATCCTAAATACTTGTAGCCAAAACATCGACAAACATATTTTTCAAAATCAACAATTCGCCGATCTCCTCCTACATAGCTTAAAACACCAGCAACATCGTCCCCTCTATCCAATTGTTGCAACAAAGCAATTGAAGACAACAACTGCTGAGGTCCACCTGAAATTAAAAAAACTAATTTAGCCATCTGCCAAAATCATGTCAGCAAATGCACGTACGGCCCCCTGGCCTCCCTTTACATCTAGAACGATATCAACACAATCCCTCACCTCTTTTGAGGCGTCCATTGGACATGCTGTAACACCACATAGCTTTATGGCAGGCAAATCATTCACATCATCACCAATATAAGCAATTTGATTCAATGAAATACCGATATTGCGGGCAAAATTCATTAGGGTTTTATCTTTTTGTTTTATTCCCATAAAGACAAAATCAATACCCACTTTTTCCGCCCTACGTTTAACAAATAGTGTTTCTTCACCTGTAACAATAGCAGACTGGATACCCTTCCCACGAAGGAGCTCTACAGCTTTCCCATCTTTGGTGTTGAATTTTTTAAATGCCTCACCATCTTCATTGTAGTACATCCCTGCATCAGTCATGACACCATCGCAGTCCATGACAAGCATCTTGATATTCGAAAAGTCATGTTTTCTGCCTTCCCTATTTAACAAAAGGGCTTCCACAATTTTCCAATCACTTACTTCATCTATCTCATAATATGTTTCATCATCCATTTCATAACAGGTAATCTCACCAGAAATACGACATTGAGACTTTAATATTCCCTCCCTTGAAGATAGATAAAAAGCTCCATTTTCTACAAGATATCCATCAAACTGCTGACGCCTTGGGCGATTAAACGGATCATAATTTACAGATTCTGCATTTCCAGGAGAAGATTCTCTCCAGATAAAACGCTTTTGCCGCACAACAGAGATGAGTGAATCACAGCAAGTATCTTCGAAAAGTTTCCAAGCATTGTCAAAATCTTCACTTGACACCAAAGGAGATGTCGCTTGAACTAAAAAAACCTTGTCAAACGAATAATTATTACAAAACTCCAAAAGAGCAGATTCCGTACTAGCAACATCTGTGGCAGTTTCGACTGATCGTCCAATGACCTTTAGTTTTGGAAACTGCAATATCTCAACAATCTCAGAAATAACAGGAGAGTCTGTCGACACATAAACTGCATCAATACACTCCGCCGCACAAGCAGCCTCGACAACCCATTGAACTAATGGTTTTCCAGCAATCGATTTGACATTTTTCAGGGGAATCGATTTGCTTCCTCCGCGAACAGGGATAAAAGCAACCACTTTTCCTCTATCAGTCATTTTTATTATACTCTCCCCACTTGAGCTTTTTTCTTTGTGGCAATTCAACATTGAGAAGCTCAGCAGATTTATATCTCAAAGACTTTGAAACATTGCGCAAATCACGAGTCAGCCGACGCATACCATCAGGCTCCAAAGATGCTGCGTGATCCGTTCCTTTCCAAGTTCTATCCAAAGTAAAATGTCGCTCAAAATAGGTTGCACCTAAAGTTAATGCCCCGATATCTGCTGCGATACCAAGATGATGCCCGGAAAAGCCAATAGCCTTCACTCGCTGTTCAAACTGTTCTTTCAGACGAGTTACCTCCAGCAAACAAATATCTTCGAATGATACAGGGTAACCAGAAGTACATGAATAAATGACAAGATCCTTGGCACGGCCATGTTTTTCAAAAAATCGCACCAAGGCCTGTTCCTCCTGATGAGTGGTCATCCCAACTGAAGCATGAATCTCTCCATCATAGTGCTTGCAAAGGTATTCCAACATTTCATAATGCTGGTTGGAAGCCGATGGAATTTTAATAAACTTAGGTTCTAACTCGGCAATCTCTTTTGCTGAAGTCAAATCCCAAACAGAACACGAATAAACAACACCAAGCTCATCGCACCATTGTTTCAACTGCCGGTGCTGGTCTTGGTCAAACTCTAGAAACTCTCTATGTTCACCATAAGTTGCCCCATAAGAATTCATAGGGTTAGGATGTGGTGTATTATACTGTTCGGGTGTGAGCAATTCACGATTGCTCCTTTTTTGGAATTTTACTGCATCGACTTTACAAAAAATCGCTGCAGTGGCTATCAGCTCCTTAGCAATAGTCATATCACCTTTATGATTACACCCGACCTCAGCGACAACAGTAATTTTATCCATGGTTTCTCCTATTCAATAAAACCCTTAATTTTTAGAAAATAATAAACTTTAAGAAGAAAGTTTTTAACAATAGATTTATATCCTAAAGATAAATCCTGCTCAATGAAATCACAGTATGATTTAGTAATTGCCTTTAGATGATTATAGCGAAACGGAAAAGTCCTAGCCTCTCCTGAAACATCATTAACCAAAGAATCTACCTCTTGAAAAACTCGAAAAGAATTCTTTCCATCAGACAAAAAGTGGTTGTCCCACCATGAACGATCTGGTTCGACCATACGATCATCTAACAAATCTGTGAATGTCATAGCACAACCACTAGCTGCGAAATAATTGGTTCCATAATCTTCACGGATACCGAAATCCATTAGAAACCCGACATGGACGCCCTTATTTACTGCCTCAAATGCTGCAGTAGAACTCACAGTCAAACAAAGATCAACCATATCTAATAGATCGACAATTGGATCATAAGTGAGCATAAAATTCTGAGGGATCTCGTGTTTTCTTGAAAGACATTCAACTATCTTCTGATAATGAAAAACCGTCTTATGGACGGAATCTTGATTAAGACGATGACGTGGCTTAAAGTATACTGTTCTTTCAGGATATTTTTCACAGTATTTAAACAATGAGTAAACCAAACTAGCTCTCTCAGACAAAGTTTCAGGAACTGTTGGTTGTCCCGCAAATAAAACATTTTTTTTATTATCATGAGGACTAGGGTTATTTTGTTTAAAGCTTAAATCCAACAACGGCAACCCTGTAAGGGTTATATTGCTACTATCAGACACTTTGTAATCCGATAACAACTTACAAAACAACTCATAATCATACTTTGAGTTAACAAAGAAAATATCTAGCGGTTGCCGAAAAAGTAATCCCATTGAGAACTTTTCATATACAATGCCACAATACCCTCCAAAAAAAACAGGTCTCTGAACATCAGCAGGATAGACATCCGACAACCGAGAAAGAATTCGGTTTATTTCATTGCCTTTTAGACTCAACATGACAGCGTCAAATTGACTTATAAAATTCATATCGTAAATTTTTTTTACATCACTGGATATATAGTGGTGACTGAACCCAATATCATTAAGGTGCTCTTTATCTACAACACCGTTATCCGTAAGTATTAAATACTCAACGCGGTATGAATTATGTTCGAAAATATTGCAGACTGGAATACTTGCTTTAATAAAACTATCAGACCGACAACATATTAAAAGTTTATTTATTTTCAAAATACCTCTAATCCTCAATTCAAAAAATAATTCTACAACGCATCTAAAATAGAGTTAACATTATTCTTTGTGATTTTATAAATATCTGTCTGACATCTAGCAATGTCTACTTCTAAATTTCTACGATTATCTAGGCAATAACGAATTTTATCTTCAAGCCTGGCCCCTAAATCTTTATCATGTATATTTATTGCCAAATCAGGACGATTGATATCTTCAAAAAAAGCTTTAACTTTCCGATGAGTCACAAGCCCAATCGGCACAGTTCCTACCCCAAAAGGGATCAAACCGGCATGTCCTCGCACTCCAACAGACAGATAAGGAGTTCTATAGGACTTTATGATCTCATCTGGTTTCATACGGTATAAATCTTCACACCTTAATAGTATGTCGTAGGCACCCCTCAAAGCATTCAAAAATCTTTTATCCCCTGGGCTATGGGCGTAATAAACAATTTCAAAATCTTTTCCAATTGTGCTTATTACATTGGCTATTTCTTGTAAAACCATATCAAAACGACCTGAATATCTTTCCTCAAAACGGTCAAAAGCAAAATTCAATGAAACGATAGGTTTTTTATCAATTGGTGGCAAGTCAGAATAAATCGAATTTATTAATGTCGTTGGACAAGGTTGATAAACAACTTTATCTTTCAATGAACCAGGAAGAGCATCACGAACAATATTCACATCATCTAGGTGCCTAAACCCAAGAAATAGAGACTTTTCTGCACAAATAGACAAATATATGGGATACGGCGAAAGGCCCCGGCAACGGCACCACGTTGGATATAAACGTTGCCACGAAAACGCGCTAGCCCTTTAACGCCAAAGGAAAGGTCCAGTTCATTTTCTTCTTCGAGTTTGCGTTTTTGCGCATCGGTGAGAATGCTGTAGCACAATTTTTTTGTATCGGCCGGCATCAATACCGGATGATTGAGCGGTTTGATCCCGCCGTCGATACGTATCTGCGGCGGAGCTCCGGTGGTCACATGAAGATCCGACGCTCCGGAGTCGACCATCACCTTGAGAAAATCATGTATCGTTGCCATGCAATCTCCCATTGTACTCCAGCAAGGTGCTGGACGGTGCTAAGGATTAATTAGATAAACATCTATTGTGCTGATTATGACAAATTTTTTTAATTTCTCAAATTATTTCAAAGATTTTCCGATCAATCATCGGCCACGGTACAACGGATCACCTCTTCAAAAGACGTAACGCCTTCCTTAAGCGTCTTCAAGGCGGCCTGACGCATGGTTCGCACGCCGAGTCGCATGGATTCGCGCTTAATTTCAGCCGTATTTGCTCCGGCTAAAACCATTTCACGGATTTCGTCAAACATCGGCATGACTTGGTAAATACCAACACGCCCTTTGTAACCACTATCGTTGCAGTTACTGCACCCTTTGCCTTTGTAGCAGACAAAATCATCCACCTCGTCAGGGGCAACACCGGCATCGAGAAGAGCCTGCTTGGACACCTCCTCAACTTCTTTACATTCTGAACACAGTCGACGGCCGAGGCGCTGTGCGGTAATCAGGTTGACGGCAGAAGCGACCAGGAAAGGTTCAATGCCCATATTCAACAAGCGGTTGATGGTACTGGGCGCATCGTTCGTATGCAGGGTCGAAAGTACCAAGTGACCGGTCAGGGCCGCCTTGACACCGATTTCCGCTGTTTCAAAGTCACGGATCTCACCAATCATGATGATATCAGGATCCTGACGCAGAAAAGCGCGCAACGCGCTGGCAAAGTTGAGGCCGATCTCTTCGTGCATCTGCACTTGGTTGATGCCGGCAAAGTTAAACTCGACCGGGTCTTCCGCCGTTGAAATATTCTCCGTGGTTTTGTTCAGTTCGCCAAGCGCTGAGTACAGCGAAACAGTTTTACCACTCCCCGTCGGACCAGTAACCAGAACCATGCCGAACGGCTTGCTAATCTCCTGCTTGAACCATTTAAGAGATTCCTCTTCATAACCCAGCTTGGTCATATCCAATTGCAGATTGGACTTATCAAGAAGTCGCAGACAGATTTTTTCGCCAAACAATGTCGGCAGACAATTAACCCGGTAGTCCATGTCTTTACCACCAGGCAGTTTGATCTTAATTCGGCCGTCTTGCGGAAGACGCCGCTCGGCAATATCCATCTCAGACAGAATTTTGATCCGAGAGGTGATGGCGTTCTTCAGTTTGATCGGCGGCTTCATCACCTCATAAAGCACACCGTCAATCCGATAACGGACACGGAAGGATTTTTCATAGGGCTCAATATGAATATCGGATGCCCCTTTTTTGATGGCATCAGTAAGAATCAGATTAACCAGCTTAACGACCGGGGCCTCTTCCGTGGCCATCTGCAGTTCATTAAGGTCAACCTGATCATCATCATCAATAACTTCAAGGTCAATGTCGTCCAGATCACCCATGACATCGGCTAAGGAGGCCGACTGGTCGTAATAACGATCAATGGCGTCTTTGATAGCACTTTCCGTTGCTACCACAACCTCGACATTGTGACCGGTCATGAACTTGATATCATCAATGGCGAAAATATTGGAGGGGTCGCTCATGGCGACAATCAGAGTGGAACCGGCTCGATTGATGGGAACCAGATGATATTTTTGGACGACATCAGCAGAGATCAGCTTGACGACATCGGTATCGACTTCAAATTCAGCAAGGTTGATCGCCGGTGCGCCATACTGACGTGACAAAAATGCAGCAAGGTCATCTTCACTGATATATTTCAAACGGATCAATGTTGCAACGAACCGTTCCTTATTCATTTTTTGTTCACCGATCGCCTTGCTGACCTGATCTTCCGTCAACAGGTTACTGCGAACCAGCAGTTCCCCTAACCGATTAGTTGCCATAAAGTTCTTCCGCCTAGCTGTTTAATTGATAACTCAAACGAATCTGCCGATCAACGCAGAGCCTGCGCCATAGCCCGCCCGGGATCTTTTCCAGTCCACAAGCGAAACGCCGCCTCGCCTTGGGCGATCAACATCCCCAGTCCATCACAGCAGCGATATCCCCGTTCGCGGGCCGCCAGGACAAGAGGTGTTCCCTGAGCTGAATAAATCATGTCGTAGATATAACACGGCCTCCCTACAACGTGCCATGGTAGCACATTAAAGGATTCACCGGAAAGACCTAATGATGTTGA
This genomic interval carries:
- a CDS encoding acylneuraminate cytidylyltransferase, encoding MTDRGKVVAFIPVRGGSKSIPLKNVKSIAGKPLVQWVVEAACAAECIDAVYVSTDSPVISEIVEILQFPKLKVIGRSVETATDVASTESALLEFCNNYSFDKVFLVQATSPLVSSEDFDNAWKLFEDTCCDSLISVVRQKRFIWRESSPGNAESVNYDPFNRPRRQQFDGYLVENGAFYLSSREGILKSQCRISGEITCYEMDDETYYEIDEVSDWKIVEALLLNREGRKHDFSNIKMLVMDCDGVMTDAGMYYNEDGEAFKKFNTKDGKAVELLRGKGIQSAIVTGEETLFVKRRAEKVGIDFVFMGIKQKDKTLMNFARNIGISLNQIAYIGDDVNDLPAIKLCGVTACPMDASKEVRDCVDIVLDVKGGQGAVRAFADMILADG
- a CDS encoding N-acetylneuraminate synthase family protein, encoding MDKITVVAEVGCNHKGDMTIAKELIATAAIFCKVDAVKFQKRSNRELLTPEQYNTPHPNPMNSYGATYGEHREFLEFDQDQHRQLKQWCDELGVVYSCSVWDLTSAKEIAELEPKFIKIPSASNQHYEMLEYLCKHYDGEIHASVGMTTHQEEQALVRFFEKHGRAKDLVIYSCTSGYPVSFEDICLLEVTRLKEQFEQRVKAIGFSGHHLGIAADIGALTLGATYFERHFTLDRTWKGTDHAASLEPDGMRRLTRDLRNVSKSLRYKSAELLNVELPQRKKLKWGEYNKND
- a CDS encoding DUF6716 putative glycosyltransferase; protein product: MKINKLLICCRSDSFIKASIPVCNIFEHNSYRVEYLILTDNGVVDKEHLNDIGFSHHYISSDVKKIYDMNFISQFDAVMLSLKGNEINRILSRLSDVYPADVQRPVFFGGYCGIVYEKFSMGLLFRQPLDIFFVNSKYDYELFCKLLSDYKVSDSSNITLTGLPLLDLSFKQNNPSPHDNKKNVLFAGQPTVPETLSERASLVYSLFKYCEKYPERTVYFKPRHRLNQDSVHKTVFHYQKIVECLSRKHEIPQNFMLTYDPIVDLLDMVDLCLTVSSTAAFEAVNKGVHVGFLMDFGIREDYGTNYFAASGCAMTFTDLLDDRMVEPDRSWWDNHFLSDGKNSFRVFQEVDSLVNDVSGEARTFPFRYNHLKAITKSYCDFIEQDLSLGYKSIVKNFLLKVYYFLKIKGFIE
- the pilB gene encoding type IV-A pilus assembly ATPase PilB; protein product: MATNRLGELLVRSNLLTEDQVSKAIGEQKMNKERFVATLIRLKYISEDDLAAFLSRQYGAPAINLAEFEVDTDVVKLISADVVQKYHLVPINRAGSTLIVAMSDPSNIFAIDDIKFMTGHNVEVVVATESAIKDAIDRYYDQSASLADVMGDLDDIDLEVIDDDDQVDLNELQMATEEAPVVKLVNLILTDAIKKGASDIHIEPYEKSFRVRYRIDGVLYEVMKPPIKLKNAITSRIKILSEMDIAERRLPQDGRIKIKLPGGKDMDYRVNCLPTLFGEKICLRLLDKSNLQLDMTKLGYEEESLKWFKQEISKPFGMVLVTGPTGSGKTVSLYSALGELNKTTENISTAEDPVEFNFAGINQVQMHEEIGLNFASALRAFLRQDPDIIMIGEIRDFETAEIGVKAALTGHLVLSTLHTNDAPSTINRLLNMGIEPFLVASAVNLITAQRLGRRLCSECKEVEEVSKQALLDAGVAPDEVDDFVCYKGKGCSNCNDSGYKGRVGIYQVMPMFDEIREMVLAGANTAEIKRESMRLGVRTMRQAALKTLKEGVTSFEEVIRCTVADD